The genomic region TTATGAATGAAGCTTCAAGGCTCCAAACTGTTCAGTGCAGCCCTGCTTTAATGTGTAATTCTTAATCAATGGCTGTTTAGTGTTAATCATCGTCATATCGCCCTCTGGTGGCTCCTTAGCGCTCAGGGAATCCATTAAAGAGAATTtgatattaaatgtatttaagtaGATCGAGCAGAATGTCTAATTGAATATTGAATGGGCTGCTGCAGACCAGTGTGCTGCTTAAATTTTCTTTAAGTCTTTCCAATTTGACTGTTCCAATAAAACACAACTTGTgaaattgatttattaaaataagaattaagGAGTCAATatctgaaaacaaacatcactTTTATCCCTGACATGTCTCATGATATTCTAACATTTAGCCTGTAAATTACAGATCTTTCACCTGAACACACTAGAGGAGCGTTTCTCTCGCCTTTGGACTCAGTGCCAGCGCTGTCAGGGCTCCCTCCATGAGGATGTGCTCTGTACCAGGTACTTATACACTAcatgttcacatttttattatagCTGTGTATTTGCTGCAGATTTCTGGCTGAGTAACACAGTAACACTGTCCCTCCTGACTTCTCTACAGCCGAGATTGCCCCATCTTTTACATGAGGAAGAAGGTGCAGAAAGATTTGGATGACCAGAGCAAGCTAGTGAATCGTTTTGGATGGTGAGGGGTGCCCACACACTCTCATTCTGTAGATGCCTCACCTTTGATAACCACAGACTCTTATCAtctcactgtatttttttttatgtattttgttgtttgtaaaaatgcataaatatcACACAATTTCTATGTTTTCTATTAAATAAACTGACGTTAAGTAGTGTCTTTTGTATAATAAAAGTCAAAAAGCAATATATTCCTTTTAGGCCTGTCATGTGTGATCACTACTTGTTTAACAATCACTGCAGAAATTTACATACAGGATGCTAAACCACACCAGACGGTAAATGTACATGTGACATGTCCTGTGTGGGAAGAGGTTCAAAGTGTTTGTACATTCCCCAGTCTTAAACTGacatcaaagtaaaagtgtAACTTTTTCAGAAATGAAAAGAGGAACTTCACTGCAGACCTCTTCAGCGTATTGTCTCAGTCAAACCTCATAAACCACACCCCTTCCTCTCCACTGATGCTACCTGATTGTCAGCCTTTGACGGCACAAACTGAGGGGGGAAGCTGAATGTAGTGTTTGTTCTTCAACATGAAAAGATGAGGTCTTTCTAATCAGTAATTCCAAATCACATCGGGCATAAACACACCACAATCACTATCTCTACTTTGATTGATATAAGTTCTTATCATGTCCTGCATCTCtttttgaaaatacatttaacCCCCTGAACGCCTTTCACCAGTAAAGCTCCACCTCAGgtgaacagaacacacaaagACGTAAAAGCTGATGACATTTACTTGTTCGTTACAGCAGAGTGCATTAAAGATTTCACATAGCTGTCAGTGAGAGACTTGTTCCaacttttaatatttatttaaatcagtGGGACTACATTAAGTCCAGATAATAAGACAGGCATTTGGAAGCTGCTGGTTTAACACCATAGCAAAGTGGGAACCCTCCAGTTTCTTAATGCAGATGAGGGGTTTTAAATCGGGGAAAGACGTTTGTAATGCTACAAAAATAGAAATTTAACAATCCATTACATTTAGGGTGCCAGAGTCATTATCAAAGAAGACAAACACTGCTATAAAAAATTGATGCCCTATTGACTCGTTATTCAGCATCAAGTATGTTCCGATAACATGACTGACTCTGAGCGCTGAAGAGTTTTTGCTGGTTTCAGCATCAGTGTGGTTTAAATGTTGTCCCACATCACCAACACCACTGTGACTGACACAAAAACTGCATTAAAAGAGGACTTTGGAATACAGTGCAACTGTGTGGAACAAACGGCAGGGCTGACACTTCAAACTGTAAGTTAATGATGGACAGAGGCATCAAGATCTCAACCAATCATTTGACACAGCTCTCAGTCTGTTGTATTCCTCAGTTCCTAATACAACACCATATTCCTGAGTAACCTTTTTAAAATGGCACTAACTAATCCTATATTCTACAATAAACacataacagaaaatgaataaagtgCACCTGGGAGTCTGGAACACAATTTTGAGGTTTTGTTACAGCAGTGATCCTGTACTGCTTCAGTATCTTAAGTGACATGATGTttgtaagaagaaaaaaaaaagattttactgATGTGTTTCAAGCCCCAGAGGACACACTAACCTGTGCAACAGAACAAGGGGAAGACAACTTACTTTttctaaaagaaaaagttttaacCAATCATCTGGAGGCAAAATCTTTTCACAGTAAACAGTCAATATGACACTGTTTCTATGTTACTTGTGGGACTTTGTGAAACCAAATGTGTACTGGGCGAtcactagggctgggtatctctgtctaaaaaaaaaaaaaaatcacgatATCTGTACCAATACCAGTAGAGTACGtcatttgataccttttttaacttaattttatacctatgtgaatggaagcattcagttgtTTAAAATGATACCAGACACCAAAGACGTGCAGTGCAACCATACTTTTGAACATTTCGATAGCATCTCtgcacactgaactgccaaaTCAGTCAAATATGTAATGCTccacttcaccacaccacagactgtatgggttgtagctgctgcagcagtgggCCAATCGCACTTTGCAAAAATGCTTGCAGTGACTGGCTGCAagcaaaaaaattcaaatagtcatttttttctatatATGGGTACAAAAAACATGGAATGCAGGTATCTCTaactggagaagtttcattAACATGTGGTATTAGTTTACTTCGGTAAGTTCTTTAAAAAGGTATGGCGTACCAACATCCAGCCCTAGAAATCATATAAAAATTGTCAAGAATTTCACTGCCCTAAACAATGTGTTGAGTCCTAGAACAATTTTAGAGATTTGGACTGAATGCGTCACCTGATGTGGCAGTGCAAAGAGCAACACACCACTGTGAACCCTTGGCCCCTAAATAGTCAACAGGAGCTTAACAGACTGTAAAAGCACCAGCTGGacaaaattattattagtaaaaagagaattaTCCTTCCAGACAAATTCAATCTGTCTTCGAGAGACTCCAATTAAGTTTGCACAAATGCTGGCTttaaccaaaaagaaaaaaaaaactcttctaAAATCTGCAGTTTCTAGTTGTTTGGtcaccaaacaaaaacaaaaacaaactgaattCACAGCGTTAAATAGACACTGCACACCAGATGAATAAATGGCAAATCTTGTGGTGACATACTGTAAGTGGAAACTGTgacagcagtaaaaaaaaatggattttgCCACGTCTGCTTCTCTGTCCTGAGTGGTGCTGGACGTCTCCGATGTGACAGAGGAGGTGCAGTGAGTGAGGGCGAGCGTGAAACAAGTGCTGTAAaggatactgtgtgtgtgtgtggtttgctATAGTATTATGCAACGTCTCTGAGTGTTCTTCTTGCTCTTCTTGTTGCTGCGGTTGGTCTCCTTGTATCTTCTAATCTCCCGCACTAGTGAATAGAAAGCTTCCTCCACACCCTGcaagacagaaaaatatttgaTGCACGAAAAAAATGAAGATTCAAATTTGTTTAATGAAATGGGATTTGGGTGattaaaaattatatttcaTGCACTGATTTGCTGATGTCCTCCTTTCTCAAACAAGGCTCATGCATGCCTCATTGCAAACAGAATACAGGTGTTACTATGTTTACACGCATATAATattctggtttttttttttattcccactaagctgtttacatgctaTGGTTACTTGCAGCTGTGCATACTTTGATTAGCATGCCCTAACATGTTGGTTATCATgttaaaatatggaaaagtggaatgACTGGAGCcgcttgtgccattttgctttGCACCAAAATAGGATTTTCTGATTGTGGTGCACTTATTCAACTGtgcagcctccctctttcattccttcaaccacctccTTGAAAAGGTCGGCCTTAGGATACTTGCACATATACAAAAACCTGGTGATATCCAACTCTCCCACAATGTTTAGAAGTAGGAGTCTTCTTCTGTCTAGAAATGTGGGCTTCTTCTTTTGGGCTAGTTAGCTGGTTTGTGTACAATGCACAGAGCTGAACATGAACAGGCAGTGTGTCGCAAACTGTGGTTAAAACTCAGATTGAGACACATATTTCAAATGCGCTGTATAAATGTCAAAGAATGCTCACCTGAATAATGCCAGCATATCCCACATGCGTTAtcagaaaatgctacatttggaATAAGGCCTAATTTGGAATATGCTTTACCATGACCTGTATcacattcagaatattgtcatatgtggaatattagtgtgcatgttaaCATAGTCACTATCTTTCCTATGTACCTGTCTGGTTTTGGCAGAGGTCTCCACAAATGGTACTCCATAGCTTCGTGCCAGCTCCTGCGCTTGCCGCGTCTCCACTGTGCGGGTACTCAGGTCGCTTTTATTCCCCACCAGCACCATTGGAACACTGTCACTGTCCTTCACCCTGTTGATCTGCTCTctgaggaggagagacacaCACCTAAGTGACTGAGGCCACTCTACTTTATCTTTGCACCACtaatgttttcttcagttttgcTTTATGTATTTGGATTAGCTCAAAAATGTGAACTAGATTCTAGTGCAATAATGCCCCCACAACTTGTGACCATACTCAGCATGTCTATAGATATTAGGCACAGATAATTTCGAGTGCAGTTCCTGCTGATCAGGAAACGGTCTGTAGTGCTAGACTGCCCGAGccagcacagtgcatttacacaGCTGGATTCCTGACTGTGCCAACTTAAACATGCACACTATTAAAATACTGTTAGTCCTTCTTCAACAGTCTAGTTTCAACTTCTTTCTCCAGATGTGTTTTATTACTGATACAAGCCTAAGGCGGTGTGACGCATCTTGTACCTATAGAGGTGAACGTCCTCAAAGGATTTGGTGTTGTTGAtggcaaacacac from Epinephelus moara isolate mb chromosome 18, YSFRI_EMoa_1.0, whole genome shotgun sequence harbors:
- the zgc:55558 gene encoding GTPase KRas gives rise to the protein MTEYKLVVVGAGGVGKSALTIQLIQNHFVDEYDPTIEDSYRKQVVIDGETCLLDILDTAGQEEYSAMRDQYMRTGEGFLCVFAINNTKSFEDVHLYREQINRVKDSDSVPMVLVGNKSDLSTRTVETRQAQELARSYGVPFVETSAKTRQGVEEAFYSLVREIRRYKETNRSNKKSKKNTQRRCIIL